TCAGCTGTCTAGCTAAACTTCCCAGACTTTGGTGTCactttcttgtttctgttttataagctCTCTTTGGTGATTGTCAAATCTGGTTACGTCTCCTTTACTTAAAATCTTCTCTAGCTTTTAATACCCACAGACACAAGTCCATTGTCCTTAGCTTGACAAATACAGCCCTCCCCATTACAAGTCCAGGGaccatttctgtccctttagCGCCTCGGGCGTTGCTCCACATAGCATGGTGAGTGATGTGTTTACATAGCTGCTTCCCACTCAGTTAACTCTGTAAGTCACGCTCTGTCCTGCCCTCTGGGTGCCCATTAGTGGCACACACTTGATGGTGCTTGCTGGGCAGAGCCTGACTTTGCTGTTCATTTCAGGATTAATGGGGTGAGTTCACTGGTGCAAAGGACCATTGCCAGACTTCGCCTGAATAAGATTTTCAGTGGTGTCTTTGTGAAGGTGACCCCTGAAACCATAAAGACGCTTCGTATCGTGGAACCTTATGTGACCTGGGGGTGAGTGTGGTTTTTGTGTGAATTCACATTATATTATACTGGAGAATGCTGAGAACATTGGGTGCACAGGGTACTGTTCTCCAGCACTGTTGCTGAGTCAGGGGAACATCGTGCCACGACCACAGTCGTCAGGGGTCAACTGCTAGCCTTAAGAACCTTGGAACATGGAGCAGGTAGAGCAGGGGTTACTGGTACAGCTCATAACGGTTTGAACAGGGCTGTGGTAGGGCTTGGTCAGCTGTAGATTAAGGCTGAGTAAGATAAGAGATTTGTAtctgtaaattttaatttctaattacaTAGCAGTTGGGCTGTGTGGGTTTTTTCCACCTCCTTTGGGTGTATGCTTCCCAAGTATCCCAGCTGCCGTGTGTTGAGGACACTCCTGGGGAAGGGGGTTGGGAGACTCCTTAGCCAGGCTACAGGACTGCTCTGCCAGCGTGGTGCAGCCTGCCAGGGGCAGGGCGGCACTGTGATTGAGCTTCGTTCTGCCTCACATAGATTTCCAAATCTGAAGTCTGTTCGGGAACTCATCTTGAAACGTGGACAAGCGAAGGTCAAGAACAAGGTCATCCCTCTGACAGACAACACAGTTATTGAGGAACACCTGGGTGAGTGAGCGTCTGAGGAGTCGGCAGAAAGGGTCCCCAGAACTTGCCAGAGTGCTGAGCTGTGGCATATCAGAGCCTCGTGGTATGTGCTGAAAAAGTGCTAGATACAGAAATCTGAACCTTGTTTCTTAGGGAAGTTTGATGTCATTTGCTTGGAAGACCTCATTCATGAAATTGCCTTCCCGGGGAAGAATTTCCTGGCGATCTCAAGGTTCCTACGCCCTTTCCAACTCTCAGTGGCCCGTCACGCTACCAAGAATAGAGTGGGCTTCCTCAAGGAAGTGGGCTCACCAGGCTATCGAGGTGAACGCATCAATGAGCTCATCCGGCAGCTGAATTAAACCCAGGTGAGGTGGGGCTGAAACTGCCCTTTGGTGGACTCTCAGTGGGCCAGGCCTTGCCCCCTGAAAGGTCATCTTGCATTTACAAGTGTATGAGAATAACTTTGGGTGGGAGGTGGCTGGTACTCACAAATGTAGCAGATGGAGATACTTGAAACAGTGAGTGCCTGGTTAGGACGTGGGGCTGTGTGTATCTCAAGAGTTACAGGATAGAAAACACTTGAGTGACCAGAAAACCTTCTGTGTTGTTATGTTCATTTTAgctggagatggagagagaatAAAAAACTAATTTCAAAAAGGATATTCCTTCCTCTGTTGAAGGAATCTTAGTTCTTGAAAACTTTTACTGTTGTGGTTACGCTTAGGTTAGGGTTCCAGTACGTCTGTATTAATGAAgttgttttttcttcctcagcGTACCTGAAAACAGTGCACTGGAAGcttgtgtttttgtttcatgGGATTGTTCAGCATCTTCAAGGAAGATTGCTTTCTGCTAGAATATATCTTCAGAAACTGGAGGAAAGGGCTAGGGGAAACATGGTGATGTTCCCAGCAGGCACTGCATCCCACCTCAGTTCCAAGGAAgagtttctttgtgttttctgtGATGACCACCATCCAGCTCTGAAACCAGTAGAAGGCTCATGCCATGGAGGAGGACGTCCTCTTTTGTCACGTCCATCCTGGGCGTTACTGTTGGTGACTGAACACTTAGCTATGAATGCAGACGGCAGTGGACCAAGCCCAGGAGCATGCTGAACCTTGGCTTCCTGGGGCCTTGTTTTTGGAAGAACCTGAAGCTAGAATCGAGTTAAATTCGAActtgaaattaaaattgaaagCACACAAAAACTGCTTGGCTGTCTCTCCCGCAAGTTCATGTTCTAACTTTAGTGACGGTGTGGCACGCTCTCGGGCTGGCTCTGGGTATATCCAGTGTCTTAGCATTGCAGCTGGCTTAGTGATTTTCTCTAGCTCAGGATTTTAACCTGCTCTTGGATCTGTGAGAAGGGCCCTTTCCCAGAAAAACATACACTCCGGTTTTTTCTTGGAAGTTTAGGATATTTGTAGATCCTTCTCAGGGACCCAGGGACCTTATGTGAAGAAGTCCTGCGCTATCAGGATTGGTCACACAGGCTGTGATCTTGCAGCCTCCTCTGGTTCTGTGCCCTGTGGGAAGACCAAAGCTTACCAGGgtttatttttccccctttcaAGCCAAGTGGATGTTTCCTACAATATGGTAGAatgctgagcccctgtgccagTAATCAGTCGATCTAAAAAGAAGTGGAAAACTTAATCCAAGCCAAATTTAAGAATCATAACTCAGAGCATCTCAGAATGCTCTAAGAACTGTTTTGCCCATTAGAAGTGAAGACAGTTACATAAATTTTTTGAGAGAGGAGGGCTGTACATCAAATAACATTGACAGCTGATACAGACCTGAGTGCCATGGGGCCCCTTATCAAGATGGAATGTTACCTCTAAGGGCTTGTCTTAGGAGAATATTGCTCTTTATGGTGGGGTGGAAGTTTCTGCCAATGAGGAAAGTTTGGTCAGTGCATAATGCAGCTAGACACAAATGCAGCTAGACACAAATGCACAGTGGCAGGAGAGAGAAGGCCACAGAGAAGGTTTCTTGTTTTGGAGATTTCcttagtccagtggctaaaactccgctttcaatgcagggggccagggttcaatccctagtcagggaactagatcccaaatgtCTTAAGTTTGCTTGCATGCTgcaaagatggaagatcccatgTAGAAGAtctggctcagccaaataaaacaCTTAAAAGTCTTGCCGAAAGGTATATACTTCACAGTTTCCCTCTGTTGATCTTTAATCTTTTGACAGAAAGTGTTAGGTGACCAAGTGTTGGGTCCCTCAAAGCAGGGATGGCTGCTTGCCTGCTGCAGGGCCATCAGGCCCCTTGATGCCAGGTCCTGATTGCCCGGTTCTCTCGGGGTTACGCTAGCAGAACGTTCGTCAGGGACTGACAGTCAATTCTATATTGTCCAATAAGGGACTTGAGCTAATTTTCCTTGTATGTCCATTATTTTATAGAAAACTACAGATGTGATCTAGTTTCAAGTCATTCAAACATCTGAACGTCAGATCAGAAATTTGCCTCTTCATGGGTCTTAAGATGAGGGAACAAATACCATGGCCAGATGGTTCTGTCACTGGAAGACAGAAGCCAGcgtcctgcactgaaggcagacgGACAGCTGCAGGGCCTGTCCTCGGGCTGCCTGTGAGCATCCTGGAGCCCAGGGAAAACGTGACCGTGCATCCCCCTAACCAGCCTGGGGAGAGCTGAGGTCATAAAGTGTACCAAAAATTTCCTGGGTCCTAGTAGGATATACCAGCCACTAATATAAAGGATTATGTATTgcggaaagaatccacctgccactgcaggagacggattcaacccctggtctgggaagaccccacatgccatggagcaactaagcctatgtgccacaactgttagggcttccctggtggctcagcggtaaagaatctgcctgccaatgcatccCCCCATTGAAGAAAacaacagcccactccagtattcttgcctgaaaagtcccctggacagaggagcctggcgagctacagtccacatggtcgcagagtcggacacaacttagtgactacgCAACAACAGCATGGCAGGAGAGGCATCGTTAATTGGCTGGTGAAAGGGTCTCAGTGATATTGGCAGTGTAACAGCTTGCGCAGTGCTAGACTGTCTTAAAATAATTGGGTTTTGAAACTTGGATGTGTTTGAGCCCAAGAAATACATTTGATTCCTAAGCAAAACTAAGAGCAATTGTCAAAATAGTATACAATCTTGGGTCAGCTGTCTTATTTCAGATGTCTTCTCACCATGGTCTGGTAGTGCTGGTCTTAACGTCAGGTGTCAAAACAAGAGTTTCAGTTCATTCAGGAAAGGCCTTCTAACATGGCTTTAAGGAATCCTTTATCCCATGTCTTTTCCAGTATGAATAATATCCTGGTTGCAGGTGATGGTGAATCCAGTCTTCATCCAAGGTTGGATTActgttgtaaagcaactataccccaaacAAACgcacacaaacaaaaaaccccaaagttagATTATGGTGATAGACTTCAGAAACAGTGTCTTTTTAATAACTAAACTTACAAGGAGCTATCTGGGAAGTGAGTCTTAGTAAATACTTcaattaacaaaactagaatgTTCACTGAGAACaatctttttctttgtaaaattacCCTCATTTCTACTAAATAAGTGGTTAACTGACCATATTGttagctatatatgacaaaaactttaaaagtcaAGGTTAAAGACTTTGATTACATTGCAATTGAAATGTAATTACAAGCAACTTGATTACTGACTGCTGTGATATACACTAATCTATGATATCACCAGGTCACACAAGAATTTTACAAGTTCCTTATAATTTCTAGTATATATCTATTAAAAATGTTTACCCATAGGACACAACCCAAGAAGTTTTATCACCACTTGTTTAACAATGCTTCTCACTTAACATACCAAATAAGTCTAATCAGTTTAATATTCCtctgaaatgggaagaaaataagtattttgaGGTGCTCCAGGGACAATTAGGAAAACCTCAAAGTTAGCTAGAGAGGTCAAACAAACTTCACTTAGAATTTGATCTTTGGAAAGGTCAAAAGtatcaaaagttttaaaacacttggtcaaaaaaaaacaacaacacttgGTCAAATAGAATCACAGGTCACTGTGAATTCCCATTCACCTGACCAAAGCAACAGCGAAAGACCTCAATGGCAAAGTCAGGCCACTCAAACACAAACTCATAATCTACTGACAAAAGCAGCtcagtattttaagaaaaatctgtCCTCTTAGAAGGCCAAATTCAGGTTTTGTACcactttaaaactttttcttaattAAGTTCAGTCTTAGCCAGTCTTGACCGTGCACAAAACTCTCACAATGTCCTTTTTAACAAACCTCCATGAATTTCTCTATCTGTAAAAAAACTACCAGCTCTAGGACAccaccttttttttccctttaacaaAATGCATTTTCATTCCTTATACTTTTCTTTGTTGAAAACACACATCCTACCTTCCTTGCATCCTGAAATGTCTCCTTTATAACTCTTAACCTTAAAACCTTAAAATTTTAGgatttccttggtgatccagtggttgactctgagcttccactgcaggggacacaggtttgatcactaGTTAGAGAACTCAGATCCACCTGACGTGCATGGtatggccacacacacacacactcaaaatcTCCAGTGAAAACAAAGAAGCAAGTAATTGTAAACTGCTGTGAGATCAGCATTTCCTGATTGACAAACTTGTGTGTTAGTTTTCCTCTCTTAAGAACAGACCTCTCCAACAATTAATGTTCTGGTATTTCATCCTATTTGAAATGACCTGGATAGCAAATGAATTCTCGTAATTTAATTTGGTTTAATTTCTAGTTACCAAGATCTGGAGATACCTCACCACACAGTTTGCTGGAGCtcagtgaaagcgccaagtcccaaccactggaccatcagggaattcctggCTCAGTTTCTCTCATTGACACCGTCATGAGTGCTTGAAGCACCAGGCAATCAGCCTCTGTCATGCCCCCAGATAAGCAGTACTTACTTGATGATCACAGTGGGGTT
This genomic interval from Bos taurus isolate L1 Dominette 01449 registration number 42190680 breed Hereford chromosome 23, ARS-UCD2.0, whole genome shotgun sequence contains the following:
- the RPL7L1 gene encoding 60S ribosomal protein L7-like 1, with amino-acid sequence MAEEEPRRKIPLVPENLLKKRKAYQALKATQAKQALLQKKEQRKGKQVKFKRLEWFVHDSWRQLRDRVRLRRLTVKPHGLEVPDKHSLAFVVRIERINGVSSLVQRTIARLRLNKIFSGVFVKVTPETIKTLRIVEPYVTWGFPNLKSVRELILKRGQAKVKNKVIPLTDNTVIEEHLGKFDVICLEDLIHEIAFPGKNFLAISRFLRPFQLSVARHATKNRVGFLKEVGSPGYRGERINELIRQLN